Within Pseudomonas sp. LBUM920, the genomic segment ACCGTCGTCGAGGGAGGCGACGATCTCGATCGGCTGGGTGACCCGTTCCAGGTATGACTTCAACTGAGCTTTAAGATTGGCGTCCAACATACGGGCGATTTCCTATTAATTCGGTTTATTGCAGACAAAAAAACGCCCGAGCGAATCTCGCCCGGGCGTTTTGAGGGCGGTTGCGGCTTACTTAAGTGCGGAGTTCCGCCCTTGGTGCTTCACAGACTTAGATCTTGCCGACCAGGTCCAGGGACGGAGCCAACGTCGCTTCGCCTTCTTTCCACTTGGCTGGGCATACTTCGCCTGGGTGGGCAGCTACGTATTGAGCAGCTTTGATTTTGCGCAGCAGCTCGGAAGCGTCACGGCCAACACCACCGTCGTTCAGTTCAACGATCTTGATCTTGCCTTCTGGGTCGATCACGAAGGTGCCGCGGTCTGCCAGGCCAGCTTCTTCGATCAGTACGTCGAAGTTGCGGGAGATGGTCAGGGTTGGGTCGCCGATCATGGTGTACTGGATTTTGCCGATGGCTGGCGAAGTGTTGTGCCAGGCAGCGTGGGCAAAGTGGGTGTCGGTGGAAACGCTGTAGATTTCGACGCCCAGTTTCTGGAATTCGGCGTAGTTGTCAGCCAGGTCTTCCAGCTCGGTTGGGCAAACGAAGGTGAAGTCGGCTGGGTAGAAGAACACTACGGACCATTTGCCTTTCAGGTCAGCGTCCGACACGTCTACGAAGTTGCCGTTTTTGTAAGCAGTTGCTTTGAACGGTTTTACTTGGCTGTTGATGATAGGCATCGTTGACTCTCCGTCAGGGGTTAAGAAGTTGATGGGGTGAATCCTACCCACTCTCTTGGCCGTTGGCTCATTGGCAAACCTGATGCTGACGATTGGTTTTGCCTATCAGGTGACCGTATTAATAGAAGAAATCTCAAATCAACGGTTGAGTCGCCAAGGTCATGCCAAGAAAGGGCGTCGCTTCAACATAGCGCATGGCGGATTTCATGTCGTTCCAACCGACATAACTCATCAGCGACTTCAAGTCCCAGCCACTGCGATGAGCCCAGGTGGCGAAGCCTCGGCGCAGGGAGTGGCTGGTGTATTGATCAGCCGGGATACCCGCGCGCTCTAGCGCCTGGCGCAGCAGCGGGATCACGCTGTTGGGGTGCAAGCCCTCCTCGCCCAGGTTGCCCCAGCGATCAATCCCACGAAACACCGGGCCACGCACCAACGCCGAAGCACTGAGCCAGTCGCTGTAGGCCTGTACCGGGCACAGACGCAGCAATGCCGGGGTCTGGTAGGTTTTGCCGAGGTTGTCTCGATCACTTTTGCTGCGTGGCAGGTACAGGCTGATGCCAGCACCGGGCACGGCCTGCACGTGTTCGATGTGCAGGCGGCATAACTCGTCGCTGCGAAACCCTCTCCAGAAGCCCAGCAGGATCAGCGCGGTGTCGCGCTTGGCGCGCAGCAAGCGAGGCGTGTCCTGGTCGCTGCTCGCCTGCCGCGCTTCTGCCTCCAACGATGCAACCACCTGCTCAAGGTGCTTGAGTTGCAGCGGCTCGGCCTGTTTCTCCTGCGCCGGGTGCACCGCGCGAATGCCCTTGAGCACCTTGCGCACCACCGGCGCCTTGGTCGGGTCGGGAAACCCCTGGCTGCTGTGCCATTGCGCCAGTGCCGAAAGCCGCAACTTCAAGGTGTTCACCGCCAGCACGCCGGCATGCGCCACCAGGTAGCGCGCGACGCTGTCGCTGGTCGCCGGCAGGAAACCGCCCCAACTCACCTCGAAGTGCTCAATGGACGCCCGGTAACTACGGCGCGTGTTATCGCGCGTGGCGGCGTTGAGGTATCGATCCAGTTCGCTCATGAAAGGCCTATTCGTACTGCTGCAAGGTGAATCCGCGTTTAAAACCGCTATGACACGGGATAATACGCCAATATCCCATCTGTCAAATCATGAATTTAAACGTGTTTTTATTTATGTTACAGTATGTATATACATACTCTGTACCACAGTACGAAATCGACGGAGACTCCATGGCTCGCGGCGGCATAAACAAAGCAGTAGTTCAAACGGCACGCTTGGCGATCCTTGCCCGCGGCGAAAACCCCAGCATCGACGCAGTGCGCATCGAGATGGGAAACACCGGCTCGAAAACCACGATTCATCGTTACTTGAAGGAATTGGACGATAGCGAAAGCCGGCTGACGATCACCGAGGCGCCAATCGACGACGAGCTTGGCGAACTGGTTGCACGGCTGGCCTTGCGCTTGAAAGAGAAGGCTCAGGAACCTATCGACCTGGCCTTGGCGCAGTTCGAACAGCACAAAGCCGCCCTGCTCGCCCAGGTAGAGACGCTGGAGGCGGCTCACGCCGAGCTCAAGCAGCAATTTGATATCCAGGCCTCTGCATTGGCAGAAGAAAGCGCCGCCCTGCAGACCGCCAATACCAGTCTGCAGACCGAGCAAACCCGCAACGCCGGGCTCAGCCAGGCGTGCAGCGATTACGAGTTGAGGATTACCGACAAAGACGAACAGATTCGATCACTGGAAGAAAAGCACCTGCACGCGCGCGAGGCGTTGGAGCATTACCGCAATGCAATCAAGGAGCAGCGCGAGCAGGAACAGCGACGCCATGAAGGCCAACTGCAACAAGTGCAGGCGGAACTGCGTCAGGCCCAGCAAAGCGCCATGGTGCGCCAGGATGAAATCACGCAGTTGCATCGCGACAATGAGCGGTTATTGATCGAACACCGTGTAACCCTGAAGGAACTGAGCGCGCTGCAAGCGCAAACCCGCAAAGACCAGGCCCTGCAGCAAAAACTTAGCGAACAGGTAAACCTGATTGAAAGCGAACGCACCCTGCTTCAGGAACGCCTGCGGGTGGCGGTACTGGAGAGCCAATCGCGCCAGGAAGCGCTGACCGAACACCAGCTTGCCAACAAAAATCTGGAACTGGACCTTATCAAGGCCCAGGCTAGTATCGAAGCATTGCGCCTGGCGGCCGTCGTTGCAACGGCGCCAGAGGCAACACCGCAAGCCTGATCAGTCAGCCACAGGCGTGCGCATGGTGACGAACTCTTCCGCCGCCGTAGGGTGCACGCCGATGGTCTCATCGAAATGCTGCTTGGTCGCGCCCGCCTTGAGCGCGATCGCCAGGCCTTGCACGATCTCGCCGGCATCCGGGCCGACCATGTGGCAACCCAATACCTTGTCGGTGTCGGCGTCGA encodes:
- the ahpC gene encoding alkyl hydroperoxide reductase subunit C produces the protein MPIINSQVKPFKATAYKNGNFVDVSDADLKGKWSVVFFYPADFTFVCPTELEDLADNYAEFQKLGVEIYSVSTDTHFAHAAWHNTSPAIGKIQYTMIGDPTLTISRNFDVLIEEAGLADRGTFVIDPEGKIKIVELNDGGVGRDASELLRKIKAAQYVAAHPGEVCPAKWKEGEATLAPSLDLVGKI
- a CDS encoding site-specific integrase codes for the protein MSELDRYLNAATRDNTRRSYRASIEHFEVSWGGFLPATSDSVARYLVAHAGVLAVNTLKLRLSALAQWHSSQGFPDPTKAPVVRKVLKGIRAVHPAQEKQAEPLQLKHLEQVVASLEAEARQASSDQDTPRLLRAKRDTALILLGFWRGFRSDELCRLHIEHVQAVPGAGISLYLPRSKSDRDNLGKTYQTPALLRLCPVQAYSDWLSASALVRGPVFRGIDRWGNLGEEGLHPNSVIPLLRQALERAGIPADQYTSHSLRRGFATWAHRSGWDLKSLMSYVGWNDMKSAMRYVEATPFLGMTLATQPLI
- a CDS encoding DNA-binding protein translates to MARGGINKAVVQTARLAILARGENPSIDAVRIEMGNTGSKTTIHRYLKELDDSESRLTITEAPIDDELGELVARLALRLKEKAQEPIDLALAQFEQHKAALLAQVETLEAAHAELKQQFDIQASALAEESAALQTANTSLQTEQTRNAGLSQACSDYELRITDKDEQIRSLEEKHLHAREALEHYRNAIKEQREQEQRRHEGQLQQVQAELRQAQQSAMVRQDEITQLHRDNERLLIEHRVTLKELSALQAQTRKDQALQQKLSEQVNLIESERTLLQERLRVAVLESQSRQEALTEHQLANKNLELDLIKAQASIEALRLAAVVATAPEATPQA